Below is a window of bacterium DNA.
GGCTCAATGTGCCGGTTTACGTTGAAATAAGCGTTCTTGCCATGAAGTTTCTCGCGGACAAAATTCCCAAGCCGGCCGATCATCAATAAATCATTGGATTCGTAGAGGCGAATTCCATCCTCACGGTCGAGACGCAGACCCTGATGGACTTTTGTGGCAATATCGGCCAGTTTGGAACTTCCCGTGTAGCTTTGTGTAAGCATAAGAGATGAGATTATATATAAAAAGGTATCCCCTACAAGTATAAATCCAGGGAACAAAAAATCAGCAACAGGACGCTGATCAGGCCGTTCATTGTAAAGAAGGCTTCGTTCACCCGGGTCAGATCATCAGAAGAAACCAGCGTATGCTCATAGAGCAGAAGGCCGGCCACGATCGTAACCCCCCCGTAATACCACAAGCCGAGTCCGGCTTTGTATCCGAAAATTGCAAGAAACATCACCGTCAGGCAATGACAGAATCTGGAAACATTCAGCGCAGTTTTGATTCCGAACCTTGATGGGATGGAATGGAGTTTATGGTTGCGATCAAACTCTGCATCCTGGCACGAATAAATCAGATCGAAACCGGCTGTCCAGAAAAGTAT
It encodes the following:
- a CDS encoding aminofutalosine synthase MqnE yields the protein MLTQSYTGSSKLADIATKVHQGLRLDREDGIRLYESNDLLMIGRLGNFVREKLHGKNAYFNVNRHIEP